A portion of the Mus pahari chromosome 17, PAHARI_EIJ_v1.1, whole genome shotgun sequence genome contains these proteins:
- the Cdc42ep1 gene encoding cdc42 effector protein 1, with amino-acid sequence MPGPQGGTGAPTMSLGKLSPVGWVSSSHGKRRLTADMISPPLGDFRHTMHVGRGGDVFGDTSFLSNHGGRSGNTHRSPRSFLARKLQQVRRVGVPPRRMASPAAAPSPAPPPISPIIKNAISLPQLNQATYDSLVVGKLSFDSTPASSTDGHSGYGLESGFCTISRLPRVEKHSNRDRDRDRDPDHSPEREQSSFPSEPNPNPELRRSDSLLSFRFDLDLGPSLLSELLGVMSLSEATATETPVPTATPPAPAANPAPIAKPPAHVITTLDAVTSLPAPAVTSLPAPVAASSPSRGHFPNGVTSVLGPAAEVKPSPVGEGPQVPSNMAFDRRGASWGASRASWGANRASRHYTEMDARRELAGVLPQVHGSWESLNEDWSAPPASSRAPVPSSVQVNAFEFADAEEDDEVKV; translated from the exons ATGCCCGGTCCCCAGGGGGGCACAGGAGCCCCCACCATGAGCCTGGGCAAGCTGTCTCCTGTGGGATGGGTGTCCAGTTCCCATGGAAAGAGACGCCTGACAGCAGACATGATCAGCCCCCCACTTGGGGACTTCCGCCACACCATGCACGTGGGCCGTGGTGGGGATGTCTTCGGAGATACGTCCTTCCTCAGCAACCACGGAGGCCGCTCTGGAAACACCCACCGCTCACCCCGAAGTTTCCTGGCCAGGAAGCTCCAGCAGGTGCGCAGAGTCGGGGTGCCACCTCGAAGGATGGCTTCCCCGGCGGCTGCGCCGTCACCTGCTCCACCTCCCATCTCGCCCATCATCAAGAACgccatctccctgcctcagctcaACCAGGCCACCTATGACAGCCTGGTGGTGGGCAAGCTTAGCTTTGACAGCACGCCGGCTAGCTCCACGGATGGCCACTCTGGTTACG GCCTGGAGTCTGGCTTCTGCACCATCTCACGCCTGCCACGCGTGGAAAAGCACAGCAACCGTGACCGTGACCGTGACCGTGACCCGGACCATTCTCCAGAGCGAGAGCAAAGTTCTTTCCCCTCTgagcctaaccctaaccctgagcTCCGACGCTCTGACTCTCTCTTGTCCTTCCGTTTTGACCTTGACCTTGGACCCTCACTCCTCAGTGAGCTGCTAGGGGTCATGAGCCTTTCAGAAGCTACAGCCACTGAGACCCCAGTCCCTACTGCCACGCCCCCTGCTCCTGCAGCAAACCCTGCCCCTATTGCAAAACCCCCGGCCCATGTGATAACCACTCTAGATGCTGTGACAAGCCTTCCAGCTCCTGCTGTGACAAGCCTTCCAGCCCCCGTGGCGGCAAGCTCCCCATCCCGTGGACATTTCCCCAATGGGGTAACTTCTGTGTTGGGCCCTGCGGCTGAGGTAAAGCCCAGTCCTGTGGGAGAGGGTCCCCAGGTACCCTCCAACATGGCCTTTGACAGGCGTGGAGCCAGCTGGGGGGCCAGTCGAGCCAGCTGGGGGGCCAACAGGGCCAGCCGCCACTACACTGAGATGGATGCTCGGCGGGAGCTGGCAGGAGTGTTACCCCAAGTTCATGGCTCCTGGGAGAGTCTGAATGAAGACTGGAGCGCGCCTCCAGCCAGCAGCAGGGCTCCTGTGCCCAGCTCGGTGCAGGTCAATGCCTTTGAATTTGCTGATGCTGAGGAAGATGACGAGGTCAAGGTGTGA
- the Lgals2 gene encoding galectin-2 — translation MSEKFEITDLNMKPGMSLKIKGKIHNDVDCFLINLGQGKETLNLHFNPRFNESTIVCNTSDGGRWGQEQRENHMCFSPGSEVKITIAFQDKDFKVTLPDGHQMTFPNRLGHNQLHYFSMGGLQISSFKLE, via the exons ATGTCG GAGAAATTTGAGATCACAGACCTGAACATGAAACCAGGGATGTCCCTGAAGATTAAAGGCAAGATCCACAACGATGTTGACTG CTTCCTCATTAACCTGGGCCAGGGGAAAGAAACCCTCAACCTGCATTTTAACCCTCGCTTCAACGAATCCACCATTGTCTGTAACACCAGTGACGGTGGCCGCTGGGGACAAGAGCAACGAGAAAATCACATGTGCTTCAGTCCAGGGTCAGAGGTCAAG ATCACCATCGCCTTCCAAGATAAAGACTTCAAGGTGACGTTGCCTGACGGACACCAGATGACCTTCCCCAACAGGCTGGGCCACAACCAACTGCACTACTTTAGCATGGGCGGGCTCCAGATCTCCTCCTTCAAACTTGAGTGA